A part of Streptomyces sp. SLBN-31 genomic DNA contains:
- a CDS encoding phosphotransferase: MPHAPPLGALLRQYAAGSAVVCEPVDQGLLNRGYRLCTTRGRYFLKHHFDPETADPAAIARQHRATQRLADLGVPVAPPLPGRDGRTVAVVGGHAYALHPWIEGRHRHGGQLTAGQCERLGALLGVVHASLERVMPAHARACAEAPEAADSADPADTFTLIDDLLGRVRRHHPADSFDELARHRLLERRALLEQHADRRPPRGGSVGWVHGDFHPFNLLYKGDAPAAIVDWDRLGLRPRAEEAVRAAAIFFVRPVGALDLPKVRAYARAYRRTAGATPSQLAAAVHRVWWERLNDFWMLRWHYERGDTRADPQFPAASALVVWWTREYDAVCEAFAG; this comes from the coding sequence GTGCCTCACGCGCCCCCGCTGGGCGCCTTGCTGCGCCAGTACGCGGCCGGCAGCGCCGTCGTCTGCGAGCCCGTCGACCAGGGCCTGCTGAACCGCGGCTACCGCTTGTGCACCACCCGCGGCCGGTACTTCCTCAAGCACCACTTCGACCCCGAGACCGCCGACCCGGCCGCGATCGCCCGCCAGCACCGCGCCACCCAGCGCCTGGCCGACCTCGGTGTCCCGGTGGCGCCGCCGCTGCCCGGCCGGGACGGGCGCACGGTCGCCGTGGTCGGCGGGCACGCCTACGCCCTGCATCCCTGGATCGAGGGGCGGCACCGGCACGGCGGTCAGCTCACCGCCGGCCAGTGCGAGCGGCTGGGGGCGCTCCTGGGGGTCGTCCACGCGAGCCTGGAGCGGGTGATGCCGGCGCACGCACGGGCGTGCGCCGAGGCGCCGGAGGCCGCCGACAGCGCCGATCCCGCCGACACCTTCACGCTCATCGACGACCTGCTCGGCCGGGTACGGCGCCACCACCCCGCCGACTCCTTCGACGAACTGGCCCGCCACCGGCTCCTGGAGCGGCGGGCGCTGCTGGAGCAGCACGCCGACCGGCGTCCGCCGCGCGGGGGCTCGGTGGGCTGGGTGCACGGGGACTTCCACCCGTTCAACCTGCTCTACAAGGGCGACGCCCCGGCCGCGATCGTGGACTGGGACCGGCTCGGCCTGCGTCCGCGCGCCGAGGAGGCGGTGCGCGCCGCCGCGATCTTCTTCGTACGACCCGTCGGCGCGCTCGACCTGCCGAAGGTGCGGGCGTACGCGCGCGCGTACCGGCGCACGGCAGGGGCCACGCCCTCCCAGCTCGCGGCGGCCGTGCACCGCGTGTGGTGGGAGCGGCTGAACGACTTCTGGATGCTGCGCTGGCACTACGAACGCGGCGACACCCGCGCCGACCCCCAGTTCCCGGCCGCCTCGGCGCTCGTCGTGTGGTGGACGCGGGAGTACGACGCGGTGTGCGAGGCCTTCGCGGGGTGA
- the pdhA gene encoding pyruvate dehydrogenase (acetyl-transferring) E1 component subunit alpha: MTVESTAARKPRRSAGTKSTAGKRTTASNAPGAEPELVQLLTPEGERVKNAEYDKYVAGITPDELRGLYRDMVLTRRFDAEATSLQRQGELGLWASLLGQEAAQIGSGRATREDDYVFPTYREHGVAWCRGVDPANLLGMFRGVNNGGWDPNSNNFQLYTIVIGSQTLHATGYAMGVAKDGADSAVIAYFGDGASSQGDVAESFTFSAVYNAPVVFFCQNNQWAISEPTEKQTRVPLYQRAQGYGFPGVRVDGNDVLAVLAVTKWALERARTGEGPTLVEAYTYRMGAHTTSDDPTRYRGDEERLAWEAKDPILRLRRYLEASNHTDEGFFTELEEESEALGKRVREAVRAMPDPDHFAIFENVYADGHALVDEERAQFAAYQASFADGEGA; this comes from the coding sequence GTGACCGTGGAGAGCACTGCCGCGCGCAAGCCGCGACGCAGCGCCGGGACCAAGAGCACGGCCGGCAAGCGAACGACCGCGAGCAACGCGCCGGGCGCCGAGCCCGAGCTGGTACAGCTGCTGACGCCCGAGGGCGAGCGCGTCAAGAACGCCGAGTACGACAAGTACGTCGCCGGCATCACCCCCGATGAGCTGCGCGGCCTGTACCGCGACATGGTGCTCACCCGCCGCTTCGACGCCGAGGCCACCTCACTGCAGCGCCAGGGCGAGCTGGGACTGTGGGCCTCGCTGCTCGGCCAGGAGGCCGCCCAGATCGGCTCCGGCCGGGCCACTCGCGAGGACGACTACGTCTTCCCCACCTACCGCGAGCACGGCGTCGCCTGGTGCCGCGGCGTCGACCCGGCCAACCTGCTCGGCATGTTCCGCGGCGTCAACAACGGCGGCTGGGACCCCAACAGCAACAACTTCCAGCTCTACACGATCGTCATCGGCTCCCAGACCCTGCACGCCACCGGCTACGCCATGGGCGTCGCCAAGGACGGCGCGGACAGCGCGGTGATCGCCTACTTCGGCGACGGCGCCTCCAGCCAGGGCGACGTCGCGGAGTCCTTCACCTTCTCCGCGGTCTACAACGCCCCGGTGGTGTTCTTCTGCCAGAACAACCAGTGGGCGATCTCCGAGCCGACCGAGAAGCAGACCCGCGTCCCGCTGTACCAGCGCGCGCAGGGCTACGGCTTCCCGGGCGTGCGGGTCGACGGCAACGACGTCCTCGCCGTCCTGGCCGTCACCAAGTGGGCGCTGGAGCGGGCCCGCACCGGTGAGGGGCCGACGCTGGTGGAGGCCTACACGTACCGCATGGGCGCCCACACCACCTCCGACGACCCCACCCGCTACCGGGGCGACGAGGAGCGGCTGGCCTGGGAGGCGAAGGACCCGATCCTGCGGCTCCGCCGGTACCTGGAGGCCTCAAACCACACGGACGAGGGATTCTTCACGGAACTCGAGGAAGAGTCCGAGGCGTTGGGCAAACGAGTGCGCGAGGCGGTCCGTGCCATGCCGGACCCGGACCACTTCGCCATCTTCGAGAACGTGTACGCGGACGGGCACGCGCTCGTCGACGAGGAGCGCGCCCAGTTCGCCGCCTACCAGGCGTCGTTCGCCGACGGAGAGGGGGCCTGA
- a CDS encoding alpha-ketoacid dehydrogenase subunit beta: MAAEKMALAKAINESLRRALESDPKVLVMGEDVGKLGGVFRVTDGLQKDFGESRVIDTPLAESGIVGTAIGLALRGYRPVVEIQFDGFVFPAYDQIVTQLAKMHARSLGKVKLPVVIRIPYGGGIGAVEHHSESPESLFAHVAGLKVVSPSNASDAYWMMQQAIQSDDPVIFFEPKRRYWDKAEVNPEAIPGPLHRAQVVRAGTDLTLVAYGPMVKLCQEVADAAAEEGKSLEVLDLRSVSPLDFDAIQASVEKTRRLVVVHEAPVFFGSGAEIAARITERCFYHLEAPVLRVGGYHAPYPPARLEEEYLPGLDRVLDAVDRALAY, encoded by the coding sequence ATGGCAGCCGAGAAGATGGCTCTGGCCAAGGCGATCAACGAGTCGCTGCGCCGCGCCCTGGAGTCCGACCCCAAGGTCCTCGTCATGGGCGAGGACGTAGGCAAGCTCGGCGGCGTGTTCCGGGTGACGGACGGGCTGCAGAAGGACTTCGGCGAGAGCCGGGTGATCGACACCCCGCTTGCCGAGTCCGGCATCGTCGGCACCGCGATCGGCCTCGCCCTGCGCGGCTACCGCCCGGTGGTGGAGATCCAGTTCGACGGCTTCGTCTTCCCCGCCTACGACCAGATCGTCACGCAGCTCGCGAAGATGCACGCGCGCTCGCTGGGCAAGGTCAAGCTCCCGGTCGTCATCCGCATCCCCTACGGCGGCGGCATCGGCGCGGTCGAGCACCACTCCGAGTCCCCCGAGTCGCTGTTCGCGCACGTGGCCGGCCTGAAGGTGGTCTCCCCGTCGAACGCGTCCGACGCGTACTGGATGATGCAGCAGGCCATCCAGAGCGACGACCCGGTGATCTTCTTCGAGCCCAAGCGGCGCTACTGGGACAAGGCCGAGGTCAACCCCGAGGCGATCCCCGGCCCGCTGCACAGGGCGCAGGTCGTCCGCGCGGGCACGGACCTCACCCTGGTCGCCTACGGCCCCATGGTGAAGCTCTGCCAGGAGGTCGCCGACGCGGCCGCCGAGGAGGGCAAGTCCCTGGAGGTGCTGGACCTGCGCTCGGTCTCCCCGCTGGACTTCGACGCCATCCAGGCGTCGGTGGAGAAGACCCGCCGGCTGGTGGTCGTGCACGAGGCACCGGTGTTCTTCGGCTCGGGCGCGGAGATCGCCGCCCGGATCACCGAGCGCTGCTTCTACCACCTGGAGGCCCCGGTGCTGCGGGTGGGCGGCTACCACGCCCCGTACCCGCCGGCCCGCCTGGAAGAGGAGTACCTGCCTGGCCTGGACCGGGTACTCGATGCCGTCGACCGCGCCCTGGCGTACTGA
- a CDS encoding dihydrolipoamide acetyltransferase family protein, producing MTTMTEASVREFKMPDVGEGLTEAEILKWYVQPGDTVTDGQVVCEVETAKAAVELPIPYDGVVRELCFPEGTTVDVGTAIISVDVSGGAAPAQEAPAQSAAPATSAPAEEKKPEGRQPVLVGYGVATSSTKRRPRKGPEVAVAQASTAIQTELNGHGPAAAAPAVTDDRPRPLAKPPVRKLAKDLGVDLATVIPSGPDGIITRDDVHAAVAPPAPAAAPAPAETPAAAAPAPAASYDTARETRVPIKGVRKATAQAMVGSAFTAPHVTEFVTVDVTRTMKLVEELKQDKEFAGLRVNPLLLIAKALLVAVKRNPDINASWDEAAQEIVVKHYVNLGIAAATPRGLIVPNVKDAHAKTLPQLAQSLGELVSTAREGKTSPAAMQGGTVTITNVGVFGVDTGTPLLNPGESAILAVGAIKLQPWVHKGKVKPRQVTTLALSFDHRLVDGELGSKVLADVAAILEQPKRLITWA from the coding sequence GTGACGACGATGACGGAAGCATCCGTTCGCGAGTTCAAGATGCCGGACGTGGGCGAGGGGCTCACCGAGGCGGAGATCCTCAAGTGGTACGTCCAGCCCGGTGACACGGTCACCGACGGACAGGTGGTGTGCGAGGTCGAGACCGCCAAGGCGGCCGTCGAACTGCCCATCCCGTACGACGGGGTCGTCAGGGAGCTGTGCTTCCCCGAGGGCACCACGGTGGACGTGGGCACGGCGATCATCTCGGTCGACGTGTCGGGCGGCGCCGCCCCTGCGCAGGAGGCCCCGGCCCAGAGCGCCGCCCCCGCCACCTCGGCCCCCGCCGAGGAGAAGAAGCCCGAGGGCCGCCAGCCGGTCCTCGTCGGCTACGGCGTTGCCACGTCCTCCACCAAGCGCCGCCCGCGCAAGGGCCCGGAGGTCGCGGTCGCCCAGGCGTCGACGGCGATCCAGACCGAGCTGAACGGCCACGGTCCGGCGGCCGCCGCGCCGGCGGTGACGGACGACCGGCCGCGCCCGCTGGCCAAGCCGCCGGTGCGCAAGCTGGCCAAGGACCTGGGCGTGGACCTCGCCACGGTGATCCCGTCCGGCCCGGACGGCATCATCACGCGGGACGACGTGCACGCGGCGGTGGCACCGCCGGCCCCCGCGGCCGCACCCGCCCCGGCGGAGACGCCGGCCGCGGCGGCTCCCGCGCCGGCCGCGTCGTACGACACGGCCCGTGAGACCCGGGTGCCGATCAAGGGCGTGCGCAAGGCGACGGCCCAGGCGATGGTCGGTTCGGCGTTCACGGCGCCGCACGTCACGGAGTTCGTGACGGTGGACGTGACGCGCACCATGAAGCTGGTCGAGGAGCTCAAGCAGGACAAGGAGTTCGCGGGCCTGCGCGTGAACCCCCTACTGCTGATCGCCAAGGCCCTGTTGGTCGCCGTCAAGCGCAACCCGGACATCAACGCGTCCTGGGACGAGGCGGCCCAGGAGATCGTGGTCAAGCACTACGTCAACCTGGGCATCGCGGCGGCCACCCCGCGCGGTCTGATCGTGCCGAACGTCAAGGACGCCCACGCCAAGACGCTGCCGCAACTGGCACAGTCCCTGGGCGAACTGGTGTCGACGGCCCGTGAGGGCAAGACCTCGCCCGCCGCGATGCAGGGCGGCACGGTGACCATCACCAACGTCGGCGTCTTCGGCGTCGACACCGGAACGCCCCTGCTCAACCCCGGTGAGTCCGCGATCCTCGCGGTCGGCGCGATCAAGCTCCAGCCGTGGGTGCACAAGGGCAAGGTGAAGCCGCGTCAGGTCACCACCCTGGCCCTGTCCTTCGACCACCGCCTGGTCGACGGCGAACTCGGCTCGAAGGTCCTGGCCGACGTGGCGGCGATCCTGGAGCAGCCGAAAAGGCTGATCACCTGGGCGTGA
- a CDS encoding Bro-N domain-containing protein, translating to MIEPSKHQPSPQARQDAIDVSDFVYAATGARVRRLTMPDGTHWFPAVDVCKELGHTNARKALADHVPEAHREILETVTGGYGLSVPAGREWRRDLNLISLQGLILLVSACTKPECAPFKQWVAEVIETVQREGSYTLEEAEIQPSDPGAPTAYVMPEQVVEAIVRLEAHNLQLDERLADVQQQSLALQKEMAETQRQNLVAQQAIAQAIERIADRLDVLTLDRPAPSAALSAQPTTESVLADWRQRLSVTSDVWAVAVVIAPVLVEQGELRQPLESIAARTGLTVQRVNECLRLLRKHACIHPRGASEDGAPVYVLDRP from the coding sequence ATGATCGAACCCAGCAAGCACCAGCCCAGCCCGCAGGCACGGCAAGACGCGATCGACGTCAGCGACTTCGTCTACGCGGCCACCGGAGCCCGCGTCCGAAGGCTGACCATGCCGGACGGGACGCACTGGTTCCCGGCGGTGGACGTCTGCAAGGAACTCGGCCACACCAACGCCCGAAAGGCTCTGGCCGACCATGTCCCCGAGGCGCACCGAGAGATTCTCGAGACCGTAACTGGAGGTTACGGTCTCAGCGTTCCCGCAGGTAGGGAGTGGCGGCGAGACTTGAATCTGATCAGTCTCCAGGGACTGATCCTTCTCGTCAGCGCCTGTACCAAGCCAGAGTGTGCGCCCTTCAAGCAGTGGGTCGCCGAAGTGATCGAGACCGTGCAGCGGGAGGGTTCCTACACCCTCGAGGAAGCGGAGATCCAGCCGTCCGACCCGGGTGCGCCGACCGCCTACGTGATGCCCGAGCAGGTCGTGGAGGCCATCGTCCGGCTCGAGGCACACAATCTCCAGCTGGACGAACGGCTCGCCGATGTGCAACAGCAATCCCTGGCCCTGCAAAAGGAGATGGCGGAGACGCAGCGGCAGAACCTCGTCGCCCAGCAGGCCATCGCCCAGGCCATCGAGCGCATCGCCGACCGGCTCGACGTCCTGACGCTCGACCGTCCGGCGCCCTCCGCCGCCCTCTCCGCGCAGCCGACGACGGAATCCGTACTGGCCGACTGGCGGCAGCGGCTGTCCGTGACGTCGGACGTGTGGGCGGTGGCCGTGGTCATCGCGCCGGTTCTCGTGGAGCAGGGCGAACTGCGGCAGCCGCTCGAGTCGATCGCCGCTCGCACCGGCCTCACGGTCCAGCGTGTCAACGAGTGCCTGCGTCTGCTGCGCAAGCACGCGTGCATCCATCCCCGGGGTGCGAGCGAGGACGGTGCGCCGGTGTACGTGCTCGACCGGCCCTGA
- a CDS encoding D-alanyl-D-alanine carboxypeptidase family protein produces the protein MKTAIKGFRVRRAAAVAVTAGAVLATGALTAAPAQAVTTPTITAKGGYLMNSATGKTLFTKSADTKRLTASTTKIMTAKVVLSQSNLNLDTKVTIKKAVSDYMVAKGYPSSAHLIVGDKVTVRQLLYGMMLPSGCDAAFALADKFGSGTTSSARTKNFIGKMNTMAQSLGMTNTHFDSFDGLSNGNNYSTPRDLTKVARSVMKSTTFKTVVKTKSYTAKTITSSGSTRTMSTWTNTNTLLGWNGTLGIKTGSGPDAHYCLVFAATLNGESVIGAVLTAPSATDRTSDVKKLINYGYAKIS, from the coding sequence TTGAAAACCGCCATCAAGGGCTTCCGTGTCCGCAGAGCCGCAGCCGTCGCCGTCACGGCCGGCGCAGTGCTCGCCACCGGAGCCCTCACCGCGGCACCGGCGCAGGCTGTCACCACGCCCACCATCACCGCCAAGGGCGGGTACCTGATGAACAGCGCCACCGGCAAGACCCTGTTCACCAAGTCCGCCGACACCAAGCGGCTCACGGCCTCCACGACGAAGATCATGACCGCGAAGGTCGTGCTCTCGCAGTCGAACCTGAACCTGGACACCAAGGTCACGATCAAGAAGGCCGTCAGCGACTACATGGTCGCCAAGGGCTACCCCTCGTCGGCCCACCTGATCGTCGGCGACAAGGTCACCGTCCGTCAGCTGCTGTACGGGATGATGCTGCCGTCCGGCTGCGACGCCGCGTTCGCGCTGGCCGACAAATTCGGTTCCGGCACGACGTCCTCCGCCCGGACCAAGAACTTCATCGGCAAGATGAACACGATGGCCCAGAGCCTCGGCATGACGAACACGCACTTCGACTCGTTCGACGGCCTCAGCAACGGCAACAACTACTCGACGCCGCGCGACCTGACGAAGGTCGCCCGGAGCGTGATGAAGAGCACCACGTTCAAGACCGTCGTGAAGACCAAGTCGTACACGGCGAAGACGATCACGAGCTCCGGGTCCACGCGCACGATGAGCACGTGGACGAACACCAACACGCTGCTCGGCTGGAACGGCACGCTCGGCATCAAGACCGGCTCGGGCCCCGACGCCCACTACTGCCTCGTCTTCGCCGCCACGCTGAACGGCGAGTCGGTCATCGGCGCCGTCCTGACCGCCCCCTCCGCGACCGACCGCACGTCGGACGTGAAGAAGCTCATCAACTACGGCTACGCGAAGATCAGCTGA
- a CDS encoding GntR family transcriptional regulator has product MTGPGTLTTKQPPAADRVYTHVKQGVLERRYEGGTLLTEGELAEAVGVSRTPVREALLRLEVEGLIRLYPKKGALVLPVSAQEIADVVETRLLVEEHAARKAVPAPAGLIGRLEELLARQKEQAAAGDLAGAAVTDRCFHAEIVRSGGNEILSRLYDQLRDRQLRMGVAIMHSHPDRIAKTLAEHEEILEALRSGDPEAAVGVVHRHVGWFSHLARGEVR; this is encoded by the coding sequence ATGACCGGCCCCGGCACCCTGACCACCAAGCAACCACCCGCCGCCGACCGCGTGTACACCCACGTCAAGCAGGGCGTCCTGGAGCGCCGTTACGAGGGCGGGACCCTGCTGACCGAGGGTGAACTCGCCGAGGCCGTCGGGGTTTCGCGCACACCGGTGCGCGAGGCGCTGCTGCGCCTGGAGGTCGAGGGGCTGATCAGGCTCTACCCGAAGAAGGGAGCGCTGGTCCTGCCCGTCTCAGCCCAGGAGATCGCGGACGTGGTCGAGACCCGCCTGCTCGTCGAGGAGCACGCCGCCCGCAAGGCCGTACCGGCACCCGCCGGGCTGATCGGCCGTCTCGAGGAGCTGCTGGCCAGGCAGAAGGAGCAGGCCGCCGCCGGCGACCTGGCCGGGGCCGCCGTCACCGACCGCTGCTTCCACGCCGAGATCGTCCGCAGCGGCGGCAACGAGATCCTCTCCCGCCTCTACGACCAGCTCCGCGACCGCCAGTTGCGCATGGGCGTGGCGATCATGCACTCGCATCCGGACCGGATCGCCAAGACCCTCGCCGAGCACGAGGAGATCCTGGAGGCACTGCGGTCCGGGGACCCGGAGGCAGCGGTCGGGGTGGTCCACCGGCACGTCGGCTGGTTCTCGCACCTCGCCCGGGGTGAGGTCCGATGA
- a CDS encoding nitrate/nitrite transporter, whose protein sequence is MSRSSSSATITLPGDPPGGRRAMAVWAVGVSVYFVAVIFRTSLGVAGLDAADRFHVNASALSTFSILQLLVYAGMQIPVGLLVDRLGTKKVLTIGVVLFTAGQLGFAFSPSYGTALASRALLGCGDAMTFISVLRLGTRWFPARRGPLVAQLAGLVGMAGNLVSTLVIARLLHGVGWTAAFAGSALAGVVVLVLMLLFLRDHPEGHEPEPVPHQGAAYVRRQIAASWREPGTRLGLWVHFTTQFPAMVFLLLWGLPFLVQAQGLSRATAGELLTLVVLSNMLIGLVYGQIVARHHAARLPLALGTVGATALMWAVTLAWPGEHAPMWLLVVLCAVLGACGPASMIGFDFARPANPPERQGTASGITNMGGFVASMTTLFLIGVLLDATGDDYTVAFCAVFVLQALGVGQILRLRGRVARRERERLVASRVETVHVPA, encoded by the coding sequence ATGAGCCGCTCCTCCTCGTCCGCGACGATCACCCTCCCGGGTGATCCGCCGGGCGGCCGGCGTGCCATGGCCGTCTGGGCGGTCGGCGTCTCCGTCTACTTCGTCGCCGTCATCTTCCGTACGTCCCTGGGCGTGGCCGGCCTGGACGCCGCCGACCGTTTCCATGTGAACGCCTCCGCGCTGTCGACCTTCTCGATCCTGCAACTGCTGGTCTACGCCGGCATGCAGATACCGGTCGGGCTGCTGGTGGACCGGCTCGGCACCAAGAAGGTGCTGACCATCGGGGTCGTGCTGTTCACCGCGGGCCAGCTCGGATTCGCCTTCTCCCCCTCGTACGGCACGGCCCTCGCCTCCCGCGCCCTGCTCGGCTGCGGTGACGCGATGACGTTCATCAGCGTGCTGCGGCTCGGCACCCGCTGGTTCCCGGCCCGGCGCGGTCCGTTGGTCGCCCAGCTCGCGGGCCTGGTCGGCATGGCCGGCAACCTGGTCTCCACCCTGGTCATCGCCCGGCTGCTGCACGGCGTCGGCTGGACCGCGGCGTTCGCGGGCAGCGCGCTCGCCGGCGTCGTCGTCCTCGTCCTGATGCTGCTCTTCCTCCGGGACCACCCCGAGGGGCATGAGCCGGAGCCCGTGCCGCACCAGGGAGCGGCCTACGTCCGCCGTCAGATCGCCGCCTCCTGGCGGGAGCCGGGGACCCGCCTCGGCCTGTGGGTGCACTTCACCACCCAGTTCCCGGCGATGGTGTTCCTGCTGCTGTGGGGCCTGCCGTTCCTGGTCCAGGCGCAGGGCCTGTCCCGGGCCACGGCGGGCGAACTGCTGACCCTGGTCGTGCTGTCGAACATGCTGATCGGGCTCGTCTACGGCCAGATCGTCGCCCGGCACCACGCGGCCCGGCTGCCGCTGGCGCTCGGCACGGTCGGCGCGACGGCGCTGATGTGGGCGGTGACGCTGGCCTGGCCGGGCGAGCACGCGCCGATGTGGCTGCTGGTCGTGCTGTGCGCGGTGCTCGGGGCCTGCGGACCGGCGTCGATGATCGGCTTCGACTTCGCCCGCCCGGCCAACCCGCCCGAGCGGCAGGGCACGGCCTCCGGCATCACCAACATGGGCGGTTTCGTGGCCTCGATGACCACGCTGTTCCTTATCGGCGTCCTGCTGGACGCGACCGGCGACGACTACACCGTCGCCTTCTGCGCGGTGTTCGTGCTCCAGGCGCTGGGCGTCGGTCAGATCCTGCGGCTGCGCGGGCGGGTGGCCCGGCGGGAGCGGGAGCGGCTGGTGGCCAGCCGGGTGGAGACGGTGCACGTGCCCGCCTGA
- a CDS encoding maleylpyruvate isomerase family mycothiol-dependent enzyme, producing the protein MSLHPTLQPYADAWTHSIEAISELVGPLVEGEWNRRTPCPGWSVRDIVSHVMGLDCEMLGDPRPIHTLPRDLFHVTNDHQRYMEMQVDVRRHHTAPEMTSELEYVIIRRNRQLRNESRDPGTKVRGPLGTELTLEESMRSHAFNVWVHEQDLRAALGRPGNLDSPGAHIARDVLLGELPVVVAERADAPRSSAIVFDVHGPIEFLRTIRVDIQGRGTLETAPALGPAATLTLDWETFVRLACGRVTADAVADRVKAEGDPQLTAAILRNFAVTR; encoded by the coding sequence GTGAGTCTGCATCCCACCCTCCAGCCCTACGCCGACGCCTGGACGCATTCCATCGAAGCGATATCCGAGCTGGTCGGGCCACTTGTGGAGGGAGAGTGGAACCGGCGGACGCCGTGCCCCGGCTGGTCGGTCCGCGACATCGTCTCCCATGTCATGGGACTGGACTGCGAGATGCTCGGCGACCCGCGGCCCATCCACACGCTGCCGCGCGATCTGTTCCACGTCACCAACGACCACCAGCGCTACATGGAGATGCAGGTCGACGTGCGCCGCCACCACACGGCGCCGGAGATGACCTCCGAGCTCGAGTACGTGATCATCCGCCGCAACCGCCAGCTGCGCAACGAGTCCCGGGACCCGGGGACCAAGGTGCGCGGCCCGCTCGGCACGGAGCTGACGCTGGAGGAGTCCATGCGGTCCCACGCGTTCAACGTGTGGGTGCACGAGCAGGACCTGCGCGCGGCCCTCGGCCGTCCGGGCAACCTGGACTCCCCCGGCGCGCACATCGCGCGGGACGTCCTGCTCGGCGAGCTGCCCGTGGTCGTGGCCGAACGGGCGGACGCGCCGCGCAGTTCGGCGATCGTCTTCGACGTGCACGGCCCCATCGAGTTCCTGCGCACCATCCGGGTCGACATCCAGGGCCGCGGCACCCTGGAGACGGCCCCCGCGCTCGGTCCCGCCGCCACCCTCACCCTCGACTGGGAGACGTTTGTGCGCCTGGCCTGCGGCCGGGTGACGGCGGACGCGGTGGCGGACCGGGTGAAGGCGGAGGGCGACCCCCAGCTGACGGCGGCGATCCTGCGGAACTTCGCGGTCACCCGGTAG
- a CDS encoding carbon-nitrogen family hydrolase translates to MRASLIQIAVEEGESVEARRGRVASLVREQAGADLVVLPELWTTGAFAYEEFGTEAEPLEGPTYEAMAKAASDAGVWLHAGSIPERDPEGPLYNTSLLFSPSGDLAAAYRKIHRFGFDKGEAVLMGAGRELVTVRLPGTTLGVATCYDLRFPELFRGLVDAGAETLVVPAGWPERRRAHWTLLARARAVENQAFVLACGTAGTHAGVPQAGHSIVVDPWGEVLAEAGAGEEVLTVDFDPAKVATTREQFPALKDRMLGLEPPHRV, encoded by the coding sequence GTGCGCGCCTCTCTCATCCAGATCGCCGTAGAAGAGGGCGAATCGGTCGAAGCCCGTCGTGGGCGTGTGGCGTCCCTGGTGAGGGAGCAGGCCGGGGCCGACCTGGTCGTGCTGCCGGAGCTGTGGACCACGGGCGCCTTCGCCTACGAGGAGTTCGGCACCGAGGCCGAGCCGCTGGAGGGGCCGACCTACGAGGCCATGGCCAAGGCGGCGAGTGACGCGGGCGTGTGGCTGCACGCGGGCTCCATCCCCGAACGGGACCCGGAGGGCCCGCTGTACAACACCTCCCTCCTCTTCTCGCCGTCCGGCGACCTCGCCGCCGCCTACCGGAAGATCCACCGCTTCGGCTTCGACAAGGGCGAGGCCGTGCTGATGGGCGCGGGCCGCGAACTGGTGACGGTCCGGCTGCCCGGGACGACCCTCGGTGTCGCCACCTGCTACGACCTCCGTTTCCCCGAACTCTTCCGCGGCCTCGTCGACGCCGGCGCCGAGACCCTGGTGGTCCCGGCGGGCTGGCCCGAGCGCCGCCGGGCGCACTGGACGCTGCTGGCCCGGGCGCGGGCGGTCGAGAACCAGGCGTTCGTGCTCGCCTGTGGAACGGCCGGGACCCACGCGGGAGTTCCGCAGGCGGGTCACTCGATCGTGGTGGACCCCTGGGGCGAGGTGCTGGCAGAGGCGGGAGCCGGCGAGGAGGTCCTCACCGTGGACTTCGACCCCGCCAAGGTCGCCACGACCCGGGAGCAGTTCCCGGCCCTGAAGGACCGCATGCTGGGCCTGGAACCCCCGCACCGGGTCTGA
- a CDS encoding LURP-one-related/scramblase family protein, translated as MRFQVRDRLLGFGEDYWIEDERGDKAFLVDGKAMRLRDTFELKDTQGRVLIDIHQKMFALRDTMVIERDGAALATIRRKRLSLLRNHYRVSLADGSELDVSGKILDREFVVEYDGELLAVVSRRWLHVRETYGVDMVRDDADPALLIAVAVCVIHLAEKDRDD; from the coding sequence ATGAGATTCCAGGTACGCGACCGGCTCCTCGGCTTCGGCGAGGACTACTGGATCGAGGACGAGCGCGGCGACAAGGCGTTCCTCGTCGACGGCAAGGCCATGCGCCTGAGGGACACCTTCGAGCTGAAGGACACCCAGGGACGGGTCCTGATCGACATTCACCAGAAGATGTTCGCGCTGCGCGACACCATGGTCATCGAACGGGACGGCGCGGCCCTGGCCACCATCAGGCGCAAGCGCCTGTCCCTGCTGCGCAACCACTACCGGGTGTCCCTGGCCGACGGCTCCGAACTCGACGTCAGCGGCAAGATCCTGGACCGGGAGTTCGTCGTCGAGTACGACGGTGAGCTGCTCGCGGTCGTCTCCCGGCGCTGGCTGCACGTCCGGGAGACCTACGGCGTCGACATGGTCCGCGACGACGCCGACCCGGCGCTGCTGATCGCGGTGGCGGTGTGCGTGATCCACCTGGCGGAGAAGGACCGGGACGACTGA